TGCATGTCCTCGATGTGGAGCTGTCGGACCTGCAGCATTTTGCCGCCGGACTCCATGACATAGGCATAGGCCCACGGTCGCAGTGCCGCATACTAAGCGGTGTGCGCACATTCTATAAGTTTCTCGTTCTTGACGGTTATATTGAGCAGGACCCCGCTGAACTGCTGGAGTCGCCAGTGCTTGGTGAACATCTGCCCGAGTTCCTCACCCCTGCTGAGGTGGACCAGTTGAAAGACAGCATAGACGTGTCGAAGCCCGAGGGCCATCGTAACCGTGCAATCATCGAGGTGCTCTTCTCATGTGGGTTGCGTGTGTCGGAACTGGTGAACCTGAAGCTGTCGGATATCTATCGTGACGAACAGTTCGTGCGCGTCTTCGGTAAAGGTTCGAAGGAGCGTCTCGTGCCCATCTCATCTACCGCCCTTCGCGAGATAGACAACTACTGGTCGTGGCGTGAGGAATTGAAAATAAAGCCTGGTGAGGAAGACTATCTCTTCCTAAACCGCCGTGGTGCCCACCTCACTCGCACCATGATTCTCATCATGTTGAAACAACAGGCAGAGGAGGCGGGCATCCAGAAGACCATCTCTCCCCATACCCTTCGCCACTCCTTTGCCACCGCTCTTCTCGAGGGAGGTGCCGACCTGCGCGTCATCCAGGCCCTCCTCGGTCACGAGTCAATAGCCACCACCGAGATCTACACCCACATCTCCAGCCAGACCCTTCGCCAGACTATCCTCGAGCATCATCCGCGAAACATGAGAAAGTAGAACTCGAAGGTACTTACACTCGGAAATAAAAAGAAAAACGCGTTTTCCTTTTGTATTTCGCTCGCTTAATCGTACCTCTGACCTTTGGTCGAAGGTACTACGTTCGGAAAAATGCAAATATATTTGCTTTTTTCCTCACTTAATCGTACCTTTGCCGGTAGAAAACTGAAAATATTATGAAGTACCCTATTGGCATACAGAATTTTGAGAAGATTCGTCGCGATGGCTATGTCTATGTTGACAAGACGCCATGGATGTGGAAGATGATATCAGAAGGTAGCTACTACTTTCTTTCTCGTCCGCGTCGCTTTGGCAAATCGCTGATGGTCAGTACGCTTGAGGCCTTCTTCTCAGGCAAACGCGAATTGTTCAAAGGCCTGTATGCTGATACGGTGGAGTGGGACTGGCAACAGTACCCCATCTTTCATCTTGACCTGAACGTTAAGAAATACGAGACGAAGGCTGATCTTGAAAAGGTGCTTAACAGACATCTTGAACAATGGGAAACAGCATACGACAGCCCCTATGGTGAGCGTGATTTGGAAGAGCGTTTCCTACAGGTTGTGCGTCTTGCATACGAAAAAACTGGCAGGCAGGTGGTAATTCTGGTTGATGAGTACGACAAGCCATTATTGCAAGCCATTGGTAATGATGAGCTGCAGTCAGAATATCGCTCAACGCTTAAGGCTTTTTATGGAGTCTTAAAGTCCTGTGACCGCTATATCAAGTTTGCCTTCCTAACGGGTGTCACAAAGTTTGGGAAGATTAGTGTATTCTCAGATTTAAATAATCTGATAGACATATCAATGCTACCACAGTTTACTGCTGTCTGTGGAATCACTGAAAAAGAATTGCACACCTGCTTTGACGAAGGTATAGCAGAACTTGCTGATGCTAACAGTTTGACCAAGGAAGAAACCTACGAGCGTCTTCGTCGTGACTTTGACGGATATCGTTTCAACGAATATATCAATGAAGGGATTTACAATCCATTCAGTGTGTTGAACACTCTTTCCTACAAGATTTTCAAGGACTACTGGTTCGAGACAGGGACGCCCTCATTCCTTGTCTATCAATTACAGAAAACTAACTTTCCCCTGGAGTCTATAACCACTGCTGAACTGACAACTGATGTTTTGAACAGTATCGACATCATGGATACTAACCCGCTACCGTTACTTTTCCAGAGTGGCTATCTTACCATTAAGGACTATGATAAAGAGTTCAACACCTATCTGTTAGGTTTCCCCAATCGAGAGGTAGAGGTTGGTTTTGTGAAATATCTTGTACCATTCTATAGTCCCAGCAAAGCTGACCAGCCGCTGACATATATTGGCAACTTCGTGAAAGAAATAAGGAGTGGCAATGCCGAGGCATTCATGCAGCGCGTGGAACGTTTCTTTGACGGTGGCGATTATCAGGTGGCAGGAAAGGCAGAACTTTATTTCCAGAACACCCTGTGGGCACTGTTTAAGTTGCTTGGACTGTATGTTGATGTCGAACGCCACACTACTGATGGTCGTATGGATATCCTTATGCAAACCAAGGATTTTATTTATATTCTCGAAATAAAGATAGACCAAAGTGCAGATGTTGCCCTTCAGCAGATTGAAGAAAAGCAATACGCCAAGGCTTTTGATGGCGATGAGCGTTCCATCATAAAAATTGGTATCAACTTCTCTTCTGACACCCGTCGCTTGACAGAGTGGAAGATTGGCTGATAGGAAAGAATTTATAAAAAGGATAATAGTAAGTAAACAAATATGGACAAAGCGAAAAAAAACTGCTTTGTCCATGTTTTGTTTGAGAATGTGATGGTTCACTTCACCACTTTCCTGCCTCCTACGATGTAGAGTCCCTTTTTCATGTTGGTTACCTTGCGCCCTTGCAAGTCATAAACAGTTTTACTATCTTTCTTCTTGTTCATACTTGCAGCGTCACCGATGTCTGTGGTCTTTGTTACTGTCAGTACGCCGTTGACATAGTTGAACTCATAATTCTGTGCCTCACCGCCGCTCACGATAATGGGATATTCACCTATGGGTGATTCCTTTGTGGCTGTTGTTGTGGCAACAGGTTTCGCAATGAGTACGCTTTCGTCCTCGCCGTTTTTCCAACCGCTGTAATTAATTACAAACTCGGGATCCTTCTGTTTATACTCTCGTGAGTAATTTCCTACTGAAGCTGTTAGCGGCGCTTTTGTAATGGTCAGTGTACCTTTCGCGTAGGTCACGTTGTAGTTTGTTACTGTTCCCTGCTTCACTATAATATCGTAGGTGCCTACAGGAGTAGTGGCCGTGGCTTCGCAAGTGATCTCTGGTACGCCTTCAAGTGTTGCGCCCTCTGTTGTGAACTCGAACGCAGGATTGGTTTCACCATACTCGCGGGTGTAACTCTTAGCTTTAATCATGATGAGGTCTGCTTCCGTCACTATCAGCTTACCATTGGTATAGTTGATGTTATAGTTCTGTGCCTCAGCACCTGATACCGTCACAGGATACTCGCCTGGGGCGCTGGCTACTGTTGCCTCACAACTTACCGTTGGCAGTTTTGTCAGTACGTCTTTCGTCTCGTTGTTCTTAAAACCTTCATAGCTCAGAGTAAATTCAGGCATAGCCTCACCCTGCTTCTTCGTGTAAGTACAAGCAGCAATCGTCAATGGTGCCTTGGTGATGGTCAACGTACCATTAACGTAAGTGACTCGCTTGTTCTCTACCGTTCCTTTTGATACGACGATTGGATAAGTACCAACAGGCGAAGTCTTTGTTGCCTCGCACGACAACTGTGGTGTTCCCACTAACTCAGCACCTTCTGTTGTAAATGTCAGTTCAGGAACCTCATCACCATACGTCATCGTCAGGTTATTTGCCTTAATCGTTATGGGATCAGGCAATTTCACAACAATATTTTCTGTTACATCTGCTGATGTATAACGAACGGCCTGCGGATCGGTCAGCACTATGTTCTTCAGACTGACAGGATAACTTCCCACTTCCACATTTGTAGCAACTGACAGCGTTAGGCTGAGCACTGTGCCGCTATTACCTGTAAATGTGGCGTTTGACATTGAACTGCACAGAATACGCAGACAACCATTATCAAGGATACGAGTATCCAGATTATGCCGTCTGGTAGTGGTGCGGCTCATCTCAATAAGATAGTCTCCATACGTGTCGGTTGCTACAGAGAAGCCCGTTGGCAAGTAAAGGTCGCATTGAAATCCCGTTATATTATTCTCATTTTCCAATTGCACGGGAACGACGACCTCTGTAGTACCAGTCTCGATGGTTATTTCTTGCTGCAACGCCAGCCGGTTAGGCTCGTTCGCGGCAAGCGCTTGACTGTGGGAGATGACTCCCACAGCAAGCATCATGATACCAATTATTCGTTTTAGCATAGTCGTCTCTTTTTATATTTAACGAACCACGACCTTCTTTCCGTTCACCATATAAATACCCTTCTTCACGGCATTCACGCGACGACCTTGCATATCGTAAACGTTTTTCAGCTGCTTGGCAGTCTCAATAGAAACGATACCAGTAGCCTCATCGCCAATCATCAGCTGAGCGCCAGCATTAGCTGCCTCGTGTCTCTGAGCATTGACATCAGAGAGAACCACATTGCCAGCCTGCACACGATAGGCTCCCTGCATGTCGTTTGCAGCCTTCACTTGCAGACGCATCACAGCACCCTCGTTCAGTTCATCGTTCATCATCGAAGAGCAGATAACACGGTAATATCCATCTGCATGCTTCTGAGCCCAAACACCATGATGGCGGTCTGTTGCCTCGGCAGTCTCGGTATTCAGCTGGATACCCTCTGGCAGATACAAATCGAACTGCAAGCCCGTGTAGCTTCTATCTTTATTAATAAGGTTTACAATCAGTTCGCCCTCGCCATTTGCATTTACTGTCATATCAGAGAGACTGATGATGTTTGGATACATCTCCATTTGACCAAACATACGACTACCGGCAGGAGCATTCTGTGCAAGGATCACATTCACCAGTGCGGCATAGTCGTTCACCTCTACAACTCCGTTTCCATCCATATCGGCGGCATTGAACACGAGGCTGGCATCAGCATTCTCAAGGATAAAGAGAACCACACCCGTCAGGTCGGCCACGTCAATATGTGTATCATTGTTTACATCACCCATCGTATAGGCAGAAACAGTAATCACACTCTTCATGTCAGCCGCAGCATAGCGAGTGGCCTGCGGATCAGTGAGCACGATATTCTTCAGTTCCACATCATAGTCGCCAGCTTCCATTGTGGTCTGCGGGAAGAGAACCAATGAAAGCAGGGTACCGCTATTGCCTGTAAAGGTGGCATTCTGAGTGGATGAAACAACCACACGCAGTGCGCCATCGCTCATCACGCGAGAAGACACAGAGTGACGGCGAGTAGTAGTACGGTCGCCCAGCTCTATCTGATAGTCACCATATTCATCGGTGCTCAGCAGCATGCCCTCTGGCAGATACAAGTCGAACTGAACTGCACTAATTTCATTCACGTTGTTCATCTCGATAGGCAGACGGAACTCCGCACCACGTGAAGCCTTCAAGCTGCTGGCAAAAGCCAGTGTGTTGTCGGTCTGATACTCGTTCTTCACCTGCTTGTTCTTAAACGAGCGGATAGCGGTGTTCAGCAGTTCGGTACAGTCTTCTACATCCTCTTTGAGCATGTTGTCAACGATGCGTGCGCTTACCTCATTGATTACAGCCTTCAAAGCAGCCTTGGCACCTGGGCGATAGTTACCTGGTTCAGTACCTTCCACAGCAGCATTGTAGAGTGCCTGAGCCTCACCGAGCAGAGTCTCAAGGGCGGCAATCTCCTCAGCAGTAGCCTTCGGTTCGCTGCCAATAGCCACCACGTTCGTAAACTGCTTCCAGTTGTCAGCCTTCGTATAGGCAGTCTTAGCAGAAGAAGGAACATGCAAAGTGGGAGTAGTATAGTCAGTGAAAGTGTTTGCTTGAATGGTTGGAGGAGTGGTAGCGTTCATATAAATATTTGAAAGAACTGAGCAACCCGCAAAGGAATTCGAGCCAATTGAAGTTACAGATGAAGGAAACGCAATCTTCTTTAGACTACGGCAATTTTTGAAAGTATTTTCACCGATTGTATTTAGTACATTACTATTAATAACAACATCGACTAATTTTACGCAATCTTCAAAGCATCCCTTACTATTGGATGTTTTTATAGAATTAAGCCCAGTACCTATTATAACCTTTTTCAAAGATGAACATCCTTTAAAAACTGAAGTCATAGTCTCGACGCTATTTGGAATGTCAATACTTTCCAACTTAACGCAATTTTGAAAAGCGCCATTATCAATAGAAGTAACCTTTCCCAATTCAACATTTTTTAGATTTGTGCAATTATCGAACGTATTACTCTGAATGGTCAATACAGAATTGTCAAATACTACAGACTCCAAACCTATGCAATCAGAAAAAGCATAATTGCCTAAACTCGTTACATATTCAGGGATAAACACATCCGTTAAAGAAGTACACCCAGAAAATGCTCTACTGCCGATAGCAGACAATGATGGGGGCAAATTTATTGTCTGTAATTTTGAACATCCTTCAAATGCACGGCCACCTATTGATTGCAAAGTATTTGGTAAAGCAATTAATTTCAAATTGTTGCATCTCCCAAAAGCACTTTCACCAATAGATATTAATGTATTAGGAAGTGATATGCTTTCCAAACTAGAACAGCCAGAGAATGTCATACCAGGAAGATCTGTAATTGTATTTGGAAGATGGACAGACGTAAGTTTTACACAATTCTCAAAACACCCGTGAGTAGAGCTTAACCAAAATGTATTAAGAACAACTAACGAATTCCCTAAGTCAACTTCTTCCAATGAAGAACAACCAAAGAAAGGAGCTTTTAGCGTTACATTCGCATCTTCAACTTTAACTTTCTTCAGGCTTTCGCAGTTTCCAAAACAGCCATCATCCATATTAGTAACAGAAGCAGGAATAATAACTTCTTTCAACGAAGTTTGAGCAAAGGAATGACCTCCAATAATTTTTAATGAAGAAGGAAATGTTATTGAAGACAAAGGATTATTGCTAAATGCAGACACTCCGATACTTGTCAAAGAAGAAGGTAGCTCGATTTCTGTAATAGCACAACTAGAAAAAGCGTTGTCCTCAATCTCTGTCATCGTATTAGGTAATTTTACGTCATACAACTTAGTACAACCTTCAAATGTATATTTTCCTGTTTTTAGAAGTGATGAAGGCAGTGTTATGGTTTTTAACGATTTACAACCATAGAAAACACGGCCAGGATCGCCTGATCTGGTTATTATAGTGCCTAAGTCATAGACAGCATTACCCAAATCAACTTCTTCCAAAAGTCCACATTGAAAAAATGAATATGCGCCGATTGCTGCGGAAGCATTATTAATAACTAGTGATTTTAGTTTTGAATTATTTTGGAAAGCTCCAGCTCCGATTGTTTTAACAGAATTCGGAATCAATACATTTTCAACACCAGCATTCTCAAACGCGTTTTTTTCGATAGAGACTGTCTGATTTCCAAAAGACACAGTGTTCAAATTAGAACAGCCATAAAAAGAGTATTCTGCAACATCTTTCAGTGCATCTGGTAACACAATACCCTGTAAATTCTTACACTCACGGAATGCGCTAGCGCCCAAGCTACTCAACGTAGAAGGCAGGCTGACAGTCTTTACTCCTGACTGATAGAAGGCCTGATTACCAATTATGATTAGTCCTTCAGGAAGTGTAACACTTTCCAAGTTTGCAGCAGACTTAAAGGCATTCTCGCCAATAGCCGTTACGAGATAGGTCTTACCGCTCAGTCCTACGGCTTGCGGAATTGTAACATCACCATCATAAGCATAATCGCCACTAACTACACTCACGGTGTTGGAACCCGTAATGGTGTAATAAATACCATCTGACTCGAAGTCGTAAGCCAACACGTTGAGGCTACTCAACACCGTTAGCATACAAAGTAGAAAAGATCTCTGTTTCATAAGCGTTAATAATTTTTAAGTTATTGATATCTTATATTCTCTTATTGCTTCGCAGCAACACACAGCAGAAGCGCGGGACTGTCTTTGCCAGTTCCGAGATGAAGGTCCTAGGAAAACCCTGAATAAAGAAAATGGAGATACAGCCCCACGCGTAACGCGTGAAACAGTCGTGCCCTCCTGCTTTATTCAGCCTTGCTTTTTGAAAATTTCCTAGGTTCTCATCTCGCAAGTTTGGAGCATAACGCTTCTTCTGCCGAGCGAATCCTTTTCGCTCTCGGTGGCAAAGATAGAACAAAAAATCCGAACCGCCAAGCGATTCGGAGAAAAAGTCTAATTATTTCAGTCTGTATAGGCGACTATTTCATAAAGATGCTCTATGAAATAATCTATTGCATCTCTGAGTGCAGGCAAATCATTCTTTACAACATCCCATACCAAATCAGTGTTGATGTCAAAATAACCATGAGTGGTGTACGATTCTAAGCTGCTGTAAAGATATCGATGCCATCTTTTTCAATTTGTTCTTTGAAGAAAGGACGTAAACCACTATGGTCTTGTACAAGATCTACCTTACATCCAAGCAGATATTCCAAAAATTGAGCAGCAAAGATATGATTATAAAATTTCGCAGGCATCCTTACAAATAGATCGACATCGCTTCCTTCATGATTCTCACCACGAGCAACAGATCCAAACAGGCGCATATAAGTTATTCCGAATCGCTTCTGCAGTTCGGTGGCATTCTTGCGAATGATGCTTATGTACTCTTCCGTTGTCTTCATAATGTTTAGATCGGCAGCAAAGATAAGGATTATTTGTGAAACGGCAAAGGAAACATTGCAAATAATTTGCTTTTTTCCTCACTTAATCGTACCTTTGCCGGTAGAAAACTGAAAATATTATGAAGTACCCTATTGGCATACAGAATTTTGAGAAGATTCGTCGCGATGGCTATGTCTATGTTGACAAGACGCCATGGATGTGGAAGATGATATCAGAAGGTAGCTACTACTTTCTTTCTCGTCCGCGTCGCTTTGGCAAGTCACTGATGGTAAGCACGCTTGAAGCGTTCTTCTCTGGTCAGCGCGAATTGTTCAAAGGATTGTACGCCGATACCGTGGAGTGGGACTGGCAACAGTACCCCATCTTTCATCTTGACCTGAACGTTAAGAAATACGAGACGAAGGCTGATCTTGAAAAGGTGCTCAATAGACATCTTGAGCTGTGGGAGAAGACATACGAAAGCCCCTATGGTGAGCGTGACCTAGAAGAACGTTTTTTGCAAGTTTTGCGTTTGGCCTATGAGAAGACTGGTCGCCAGGTCGTAATTCTCGTCGATGAATATGACAAACCATTGTTACAGGTGATAGGTAACGATACATTGCAGTCAGAATATCGCTCAACGCTTAAGGCTTTTTATGGAGTCTTAAAGTCCTGTGACCGCTATATCAAGTTTGCCTTCCTTACGGGTGTCACAAAGTTTGGGAAGATTAGTGTATTCTCAGATTTAAATAATCTGATAGACATATCAATGCTACCACGGTTTACAGCTGTCTGTG
This region of Prevotella sp. E13-27 genomic DNA includes:
- the xerD gene encoding site-specific tyrosine recombinase XerD, with amino-acid sequence MEVTQKNIENIRKRYLRYLKLQRGMSPNTLDAYARDLDKLLNYLDGIGLHVLDVELSDLQHFAAGLHDIGIGPRSQCRILSGVRTFYKFLVLDGYIEQDPAELLESPVLGEHLPEFLTPAEVDQLKDSIDVSKPEGHRNRAIIEVLFSCGLRVSELVNLKLSDIYRDEQFVRVFGKGSKERLVPISSTALREIDNYWSWREELKIKPGEEDYLFLNRRGAHLTRTMILIMLKQQAEEAGIQKTISPHTLRHSFATALLEGGADLRVIQALLGHESIATTEIYTHISSQTLRQTILEHHPRNMRK
- a CDS encoding ATP-binding protein, translating into MKYPIGIQNFEKIRRDGYVYVDKTPWMWKMISEGSYYFLSRPRRFGKSLMVSTLEAFFSGKRELFKGLYADTVEWDWQQYPIFHLDLNVKKYETKADLEKVLNRHLEQWETAYDSPYGERDLEERFLQVVRLAYEKTGRQVVILVDEYDKPLLQAIGNDELQSEYRSTLKAFYGVLKSCDRYIKFAFLTGVTKFGKISVFSDLNNLIDISMLPQFTAVCGITEKELHTCFDEGIAELADANSLTKEETYERLRRDFDGYRFNEYINEGIYNPFSVLNTLSYKIFKDYWFETGTPSFLVYQLQKTNFPLESITTAELTTDVLNSIDIMDTNPLPLLFQSGYLTIKDYDKEFNTYLLGFPNREVEVGFVKYLVPFYSPSKADQPLTYIGNFVKEIRSGNAEAFMQRVERFFDGGDYQVAGKAELYFQNTLWALFKLLGLYVDVERHTTDGRMDILMQTKDFIYILEIKIDQSADVALQQIEEKQYAKAFDGDERSIIKIGINFSSDTRRLTEWKIG
- a CDS encoding MBG domain-containing protein, producing MLKRIIGIMMLAVGVISHSQALAANEPNRLALQQEITIETGTTEVVVPVQLENENNITGFQCDLYLPTGFSVATDTYGDYLIEMSRTTTRRHNLDTRILDNGCLRILCSSMSNATFTGNSGTVLSLTLSVATNVEVGSYPVSLKNIVLTDPQAVRYTSADVTENIVVKLPDPITIKANNLTMTYGDEVPELTFTTEGAELVGTPQLSCEATKTSPVGTYPIVVSKGTVENKRVTYVNGTLTITKAPLTIAACTYTKKQGEAMPEFTLSYEGFKNNETKDVLTKLPTVSCEATVASAPGEYPVTVSGAEAQNYNINYTNGKLIVTEADLIMIKAKSYTREYGETNPAFEFTTEGATLEGVPEITCEATATTPVGTYDIIVKQGTVTNYNVTYAKGTLTITKAPLTASVGNYSREYKQKDPEFVINYSGWKNGEDESVLIAKPVATTTATKESPIGEYPIIVSGGEAQNYEFNYVNGVLTVTKTTDIGDAASMNKKKDSKTVYDLQGRKVTNMKKGLYIVGGRKVVK
- a CDS encoding leucine-rich repeat protein — encoded protein: MKQRSFLLCMLTVLSSLNVLAYDFESDGIYYTITGSNTVSVVSGDYAYDGDVTIPQAVGLSGKTYLVTAIGENAFKSAANLESVTLPEGLIIIGNQAFYQSGVKTVSLPSTLSSLGASAFRECKNLQGIVLPDALKDVAEYSFYGCSNLNTVSFGNQTVSIEKNAFENAGVENVLIPNSVKTIGAGAFQNNSKLKSLVINNASAAIGAYSFFQCGLLEEVDLGNAVYDLGTIITRSGDPGRVFYGCKSLKTITLPSSLLKTGKYTFEGCTKLYDVKLPNTMTEIEDNAFSSCAITEIELPSSLTSIGVSAFSNNPLSSITFPSSLKIIGGHSFAQTSLKEVIIPASVTNMDDGCFGNCESLKKVKVEDANVTLKAPFFGCSSLEEVDLGNSLVVLNTFWLSSTHGCFENCVKLTSVHLPNTITDLPGMTFSGCSSLESISLPNTLISIGESAFGRCNNLKLIALPNTLQSIGGRAFEGCSKLQTINLPPSLSAIGSRAFSGCTSLTDVFIPEYVTSLGNYAFSDCIGLESVVFDNSVLTIQSNTFDNCTNLKNVELGKVTSIDNGAFQNCVKLESIDIPNSVETMTSVFKGCSSLKKVIIGTGLNSIKTSNSKGCFEDCVKLVDVVINSNVLNTIGENTFKNCRSLKKIAFPSSVTSIGSNSFAGCSVLSNIYMNATTPPTIQANTFTDYTTPTLHVPSSAKTAYTKADNWKQFTNVVAIGSEPKATAEEIAALETLLGEAQALYNAAVEGTEPGNYRPGAKAALKAVINEVSARIVDNMLKEDVEDCTELLNTAIRSFKNKQVKNEYQTDNTLAFASSLKASRGAEFRLPIEMNNVNEISAVQFDLYLPEGMLLSTDEYGDYQIELGDRTTTRRHSVSSRVMSDGALRVVVSSTQNATFTGNSGTLLSLVLFPQTTMEAGDYDVELKNIVLTDPQATRYAAADMKSVITVSAYTMGDVNNDTHIDVADLTGVVLFILENADASLVFNAADMDGNGVVEVNDYAALVNVILAQNAPAGSRMFGQMEMYPNIISLSDMTVNANGEGELIVNLINKDRSYTGLQFDLYLPEGIQLNTETAEATDRHHGVWAQKHADGYYRVICSSMMNDELNEGAVMRLQVKAANDMQGAYRVQAGNVVLSDVNAQRHEAANAGAQLMIGDEATGIVSIETAKQLKNVYDMQGRRVNAVKKGIYMVNGKKVVVR
- a CDS encoding nucleotidyltransferase family protein, with translation MKTTEEYISIIRKNATELQKRFGITYMRLFGSVARGENHEGSDVDLFVRMPAKFYNHIFAAQFLEYLLGCKVDLVQDHSGLRPFFKEQIEKDGIDIFTAA
- a CDS encoding AAA family ATPase translates to MKYPIGIQNFEKIRRDGYVYVDKTPWMWKMISEGSYYFLSRPRRFGKSLMVSTLEAFFSGQRELFKGLYADTVEWDWQQYPIFHLDLNVKKYETKADLEKVLNRHLELWEKTYESPYGERDLEERFLQVLRLAYEKTGRQVVILVDEYDKPLLQVIGNDTLQSEYRSTLKAFYGVLKSCDRYIKFAFLTGVTKFGKISVFSDLNNLIDISMLPRFTAVCGITEKELHDNFDADVKALAEANGMTVDECYERLRQDFDGYHFDVDAPGMYNPFSVLNTLSSQRFKDYWFETGMTNHIFRQMKSQNYSLDMVANEPLFYFQLHILEKGHDSIVQQLYQSGYLTIKEYDNEFKTFFLDFPNHIVKEGLENRYMNYIQH